A window of Calliopsis andreniformis isolate RMS-2024a chromosome 3, iyCalAndr_principal, whole genome shotgun sequence contains these coding sequences:
- the Mef2 gene encoding myocyte enhancer factor 2 isoform X1 — MGRKKIQISRITDERNRQVTFNKRKFGVMKKAYELSVLCDCEIALIIFSSSNKLYQYASTDMDKVLLKYTEYNEPHESLTNKNIIEALNKKEHKGAMSPESPEPDAIEYNLTPRTEAKYTKIDEEFQLMMQRHQHNGTRAMGQSNYTLPVSVPVNSYGESLLGSSPQMAHTSISPRPSSSETDSVYPPGGMLEMSNGYPPSASPLGGSPSPGPSPALGVGGGSANKGSNPSRHSPQPPPPPPPPHPHRTNLRVVIPTPLTQPLSEDTSYDSGHAQSALNTPVVALQTPSVPAGYSSFGPTDYSSDLGSLAWSHQRYVDDLSMYSAATMSSISGLPHLAVSSSTPPPATSPLPVKIKSEPISPPRDPHGGNSGSNSSGPNNTSNLHHTTLNIGPSSSTGAPPPHHVPHPGPQSLNLVSSRPSSNPPPSHSGSITPTNLPSPGSGTVADIRTSHSAASAGNGGNNSDYENGPLMKRSRITEGWAT, encoded by the exons ATGGGTCGGAAGAAGATTCAAATTTCGCGCATCACGGACGAACGGAATCGTCAG GTGACCTTCAACAAAAGGAAATTCGGGGTAATGAAGAAGGCGTATGAGCTGTCGGTGCTATGCGACTGCGAGATCGCCCTGATTATCTTCAGCTCGAGCAACAAGCTGTATCAGTATGCGAGCACCGACATGGACAAGGTTCTTCTCAAGTACACCGAGTACAACGAACCCCACGAGTCCCTCACCAACAAGAATATCATCGAG GCGCTCAACAAGAAGGAACATAAGGGTGCCATGTCCCCAGAAAGTCCGGAGCCCGACGCGATCGAGTACAATCTCACCCCCCGTACCGAAGCCAAATACACCAAGATCGACGAAGAGTTCCAGCTGATGATGCAGAGGCACCAGCACAACGGCACTCGG gCAATGGGACAATCTAATTACACTCTACCTGTATCCGTACCAGTGAATAGTTATGGCGAATCTCTACTTGGATCTAGTCCTCAAATGGCACATACCAGCATTTCTCCACGACCGTCGTCTTCTGAAACAGACTCAG tTTATCCGCCAGGAGGCATGTTGGAAATGAGCAACGGATATCCTCCATCGGCATCTCCACTCGGTGGTTCACCTAGTCCTGGACCTTCGCCGGCATTAGGAGTTGGAGGAGGCAGTGCAAACAAAGGCAGCAATCCGTCTAGGCATTCGCCACAGCCTCCACCTCCACCTCCACCGCCTCATCCTCACAGGACTAATCTTCGAGTAGTTATTCCAACACCCCTTACGCAACCTCTTTCAGAAGACACTAGTTATGAT AGTGGTCATGCACAATCCGCATTAAACACGCCAGTAGTAGCTCTACAAACACCATCGGTTCCAGCTGGATACTCTAGCTTTGGACCAACGGATTATTCTTCGGACTTGGGAAGTTTAGCATGGTCTCATCAGAGGTACGTTGATGACTTATCAATGTATTCGGCAGCCACCATGTCCAGCATCAG TGGTCTTCCTCATCTAGCCGTGTCAAGCAGTACACCACCACCAGCCACATCGCCCTTACCAGTGAAAATAAAAAGCGAACCAATCAGTCCACCGAGAGATCCGCACGGTGGGAATAGTGGCTCGAACAGCAGCGGACCTAATAATACCAGCAATCTTCACCACACAACTCTAAATATTGGACCATCGTCCAGTACCGGTGCGCCTCCTCCACACCACGTACCTCATCCTGGGCCACAGTCATTGAATCTTGTGTCGAGCAGACCTAGCAGTAATCCACCGCCGTCTCATTCGGGAAGCATAACGCCGACGAATTTACCATCGCCAGGAAGTGGCACGGTGGCGGATATTAGAACGAGTCATTCAGCCGCCAGTGCTGGGAACGGAGGGAACAATTCAGATTATGAGAACGGGCCGCTGATGAAGCGTTCGAGAATCACCGAAGGCTGGGCGACTTAA
- the Mef2 gene encoding myocyte enhancer factor 2 isoform X2: MGRKKIQISRITDERNRQVTFNKRKFGVMKKAYELSVLCDCEIALIIFSSSNKLYQYASTDMDKVLLKYTEYNEPHESLTNKNIIEKEHKGAMSPESPEPDAIEYNLTPRTEAKYTKIDEEFQLMMQRHQHNGTRAMGQSNYTLPVSVPVNSYGESLLGSSPQMAHTSISPRPSSSETDSVYPPGGMLEMSNGYPPSASPLGGSPSPGPSPALGVGGGSANKGSNPSRHSPQPPPPPPPPHPHRTNLRVVIPTPLTQPLSEDTSYDSGHAQSALNTPVVALQTPSVPAGYSSFGPTDYSSDLGSLAWSHQRYVDDLSMYSAATMSSISGLPHLAVSSSTPPPATSPLPVKIKSEPISPPRDPHGGNSGSNSSGPNNTSNLHHTTLNIGPSSSTGAPPPHHVPHPGPQSLNLVSSRPSSNPPPSHSGSITPTNLPSPGSGTVADIRTSHSAASAGNGGNNSDYENGPLMKRSRITEGWAT, from the exons ATGGGTCGGAAGAAGATTCAAATTTCGCGCATCACGGACGAACGGAATCGTCAG GTGACCTTCAACAAAAGGAAATTCGGGGTAATGAAGAAGGCGTATGAGCTGTCGGTGCTATGCGACTGCGAGATCGCCCTGATTATCTTCAGCTCGAGCAACAAGCTGTATCAGTATGCGAGCACCGACATGGACAAGGTTCTTCTCAAGTACACCGAGTACAACGAACCCCACGAGTCCCTCACCAACAAGAATATCATCGAG AAGGAACATAAGGGTGCCATGTCCCCAGAAAGTCCGGAGCCCGACGCGATCGAGTACAATCTCACCCCCCGTACCGAAGCCAAATACACCAAGATCGACGAAGAGTTCCAGCTGATGATGCAGAGGCACCAGCACAACGGCACTCGG gCAATGGGACAATCTAATTACACTCTACCTGTATCCGTACCAGTGAATAGTTATGGCGAATCTCTACTTGGATCTAGTCCTCAAATGGCACATACCAGCATTTCTCCACGACCGTCGTCTTCTGAAACAGACTCAG tTTATCCGCCAGGAGGCATGTTGGAAATGAGCAACGGATATCCTCCATCGGCATCTCCACTCGGTGGTTCACCTAGTCCTGGACCTTCGCCGGCATTAGGAGTTGGAGGAGGCAGTGCAAACAAAGGCAGCAATCCGTCTAGGCATTCGCCACAGCCTCCACCTCCACCTCCACCGCCTCATCCTCACAGGACTAATCTTCGAGTAGTTATTCCAACACCCCTTACGCAACCTCTTTCAGAAGACACTAGTTATGAT AGTGGTCATGCACAATCCGCATTAAACACGCCAGTAGTAGCTCTACAAACACCATCGGTTCCAGCTGGATACTCTAGCTTTGGACCAACGGATTATTCTTCGGACTTGGGAAGTTTAGCATGGTCTCATCAGAGGTACGTTGATGACTTATCAATGTATTCGGCAGCCACCATGTCCAGCATCAG TGGTCTTCCTCATCTAGCCGTGTCAAGCAGTACACCACCACCAGCCACATCGCCCTTACCAGTGAAAATAAAAAGCGAACCAATCAGTCCACCGAGAGATCCGCACGGTGGGAATAGTGGCTCGAACAGCAGCGGACCTAATAATACCAGCAATCTTCACCACACAACTCTAAATATTGGACCATCGTCCAGTACCGGTGCGCCTCCTCCACACCACGTACCTCATCCTGGGCCACAGTCATTGAATCTTGTGTCGAGCAGACCTAGCAGTAATCCACCGCCGTCTCATTCGGGAAGCATAACGCCGACGAATTTACCATCGCCAGGAAGTGGCACGGTGGCGGATATTAGAACGAGTCATTCAGCCGCCAGTGCTGGGAACGGAGGGAACAATTCAGATTATGAGAACGGGCCGCTGATGAAGCGTTCGAGAATCACCGAAGGCTGGGCGACTTAA
- the Mef2 gene encoding myocyte enhancer factor 2 isoform X3, whose amino-acid sequence MGRKKIQISRITDERNRQVTFNKRKFGVMKKAYELSVLCDCEIALIIFSSSNKLYQYASTDMDKVLLKYTEYNEPHESLTNKNIIEALNKKEHKGAMSPESPEPDAIEYNLTPRTEAKYTKIDEEFQLMMQRHQHNGTRAMGQSNYTLPVSVPVNSYGESLLGSSPQMAHTSISPRPSSSETDSVYPPGGMLEMSNGYPPSASPLGGSPSPGPSPALGVGGGSANKGSNPSRHSPQPPPPPPPPHPHRTNLRVVIPTPLTQPLSEDTSYDSGHAQSALNTPVVALQTPSVPAGYSSFGPTDYSSDLGSLAWSHQSGLPHLAVSSSTPPPATSPLPVKIKSEPISPPRDPHGGNSGSNSSGPNNTSNLHHTTLNIGPSSSTGAPPPHHVPHPGPQSLNLVSSRPSSNPPPSHSGSITPTNLPSPGSGTVADIRTSHSAASAGNGGNNSDYENGPLMKRSRITEGWAT is encoded by the exons ATGGGTCGGAAGAAGATTCAAATTTCGCGCATCACGGACGAACGGAATCGTCAG GTGACCTTCAACAAAAGGAAATTCGGGGTAATGAAGAAGGCGTATGAGCTGTCGGTGCTATGCGACTGCGAGATCGCCCTGATTATCTTCAGCTCGAGCAACAAGCTGTATCAGTATGCGAGCACCGACATGGACAAGGTTCTTCTCAAGTACACCGAGTACAACGAACCCCACGAGTCCCTCACCAACAAGAATATCATCGAG GCGCTCAACAAGAAGGAACATAAGGGTGCCATGTCCCCAGAAAGTCCGGAGCCCGACGCGATCGAGTACAATCTCACCCCCCGTACCGAAGCCAAATACACCAAGATCGACGAAGAGTTCCAGCTGATGATGCAGAGGCACCAGCACAACGGCACTCGG gCAATGGGACAATCTAATTACACTCTACCTGTATCCGTACCAGTGAATAGTTATGGCGAATCTCTACTTGGATCTAGTCCTCAAATGGCACATACCAGCATTTCTCCACGACCGTCGTCTTCTGAAACAGACTCAG tTTATCCGCCAGGAGGCATGTTGGAAATGAGCAACGGATATCCTCCATCGGCATCTCCACTCGGTGGTTCACCTAGTCCTGGACCTTCGCCGGCATTAGGAGTTGGAGGAGGCAGTGCAAACAAAGGCAGCAATCCGTCTAGGCATTCGCCACAGCCTCCACCTCCACCTCCACCGCCTCATCCTCACAGGACTAATCTTCGAGTAGTTATTCCAACACCCCTTACGCAACCTCTTTCAGAAGACACTAGTTATGAT AGTGGTCATGCACAATCCGCATTAAACACGCCAGTAGTAGCTCTACAAACACCATCGGTTCCAGCTGGATACTCTAGCTTTGGACCAACGGATTATTCTTCGGACTTGGGAAGTTTAGCATGGTCTCATCAGAG TGGTCTTCCTCATCTAGCCGTGTCAAGCAGTACACCACCACCAGCCACATCGCCCTTACCAGTGAAAATAAAAAGCGAACCAATCAGTCCACCGAGAGATCCGCACGGTGGGAATAGTGGCTCGAACAGCAGCGGACCTAATAATACCAGCAATCTTCACCACACAACTCTAAATATTGGACCATCGTCCAGTACCGGTGCGCCTCCTCCACACCACGTACCTCATCCTGGGCCACAGTCATTGAATCTTGTGTCGAGCAGACCTAGCAGTAATCCACCGCCGTCTCATTCGGGAAGCATAACGCCGACGAATTTACCATCGCCAGGAAGTGGCACGGTGGCGGATATTAGAACGAGTCATTCAGCCGCCAGTGCTGGGAACGGAGGGAACAATTCAGATTATGAGAACGGGCCGCTGATGAAGCGTTCGAGAATCACCGAAGGCTGGGCGACTTAA